A genomic segment from Streptomyces sp. TLI_235 encodes:
- a CDS encoding acetyltransferase (GNAT) family protein — MTVTIGPAAAQDVAQLRQLYFDVYGHGYPVALGSDPREMRRLIADPHTHWLTARQERTGQPVGSVAVQTDPGSRIGKLVGLAVHPEQRGGGLAGRLTAAVCRDAFATGSLDSVYATVRVVTPGPQQVFARNGFQALGLLPNAVEVAGCESLALFARHADGVLARRESVDAVPGALVPLLEAAGRSTGLDHGRPLAVDGPARPAGPGAPSTAPMELVTAPGFVRRRFLELFPDPAERFFPLHVPNAVLTPPDGAFEAYADLDPVAASCSLVAVHPSPAAVAGALEPLMAAVTRAGADYVETLLPLADTAALHAFLAAGFIPSAVYPAMRRIGERFHDYVVLSRTSRQIDFRTTAVSDRLQPYLLAYLTAWTSTYLPLPEVAP; from the coding sequence ATGACGGTGACGATCGGCCCCGCCGCCGCGCAGGACGTCGCGCAGCTGCGGCAGCTCTACTTCGACGTCTACGGCCACGGCTACCCGGTCGCGCTCGGCAGCGACCCGCGGGAGATGCGCCGCCTGATCGCCGACCCGCACACCCACTGGCTGACGGCCCGTCAGGAGCGTACCGGTCAGCCGGTCGGATCCGTCGCGGTGCAGACCGACCCGGGCAGCCGGATCGGCAAGCTGGTCGGTCTGGCCGTCCACCCGGAGCAGCGGGGCGGCGGACTGGCCGGGCGGCTGACCGCCGCGGTGTGCCGGGACGCCTTCGCGACCGGCTCCCTGGACTCGGTGTACGCGACCGTCCGGGTGGTCACCCCGGGCCCGCAGCAGGTCTTCGCCCGCAACGGATTCCAGGCCCTCGGCCTGCTGCCGAACGCGGTCGAGGTGGCCGGGTGCGAGAGCCTCGCGCTGTTCGCCCGGCATGCCGACGGCGTACTGGCCCGGCGGGAGAGCGTCGACGCCGTGCCGGGTGCCCTCGTCCCGCTGCTGGAGGCGGCCGGCCGCAGCACCGGCCTCGACCACGGCCGCCCGCTCGCCGTGGACGGCCCGGCCCGGCCTGCCGGGCCGGGAGCGCCGTCGACCGCGCCGATGGAGCTGGTCACCGCGCCCGGCTTCGTCCGCCGCCGGTTCCTGGAGCTGTTCCCCGACCCGGCGGAGCGGTTCTTCCCCCTGCACGTGCCGAACGCCGTCCTCACGCCGCCGGACGGCGCGTTCGAGGCGTACGCCGACCTGGACCCGGTCGCGGCGAGCTGCTCGCTGGTCGCCGTGCACCCGTCGCCGGCGGCCGTCGCGGGGGCGCTGGAGCCGCTGATGGCGGCCGTCACCCGCGCGGGCGCCGACTACGTCGAGACGCTGCTGCCGCTGGCCGACACCGCCGCGCTGCACGCCTTCCTCGCCGCCGGGTTCATCCCGAGCGCCGTCTACCCGGCGATGCGCCGGATCGGCGAGCGGTTCCACGACTACGTCGTGCTGTCCCGGACCAGCCGTCAGATCGACTTCCGGACCACGGCCGTCAGCGACCGGCTCCAGCCCTACCTGCTGGCCTACCTGACCGCCTGGACCTCGACCTACCTACCCCTTCCCGAGGTTGCCCCGTGA
- a CDS encoding acyl-protein synthetase LuxE produces MTVHPVNAHLAPVEVPDPAALPHLQQLCDLATPYAAGPEADALFAAAMAETNAWHAQRSPFLRSLLDGPAETPAPTVGAGIRTPLVHANFFKRHEVLSIPREEVFLHLTSSGTTGQKSQMFFDTWTIRSAQRMVARIFDHYGWITPDRPVNYLLYSYEPAPQLKLGTSFTDNYLCDFAPANDTTHALRHTGSGHEFDVHGCIEALRRYAADGLPVRILGFPAFLHFTLERMRALGLPPLRLPAGSLVLLGGGWKGHTDRQIGKDEFYAEVTERLGVPSERIRDTFGSVEHCVPYIECGHHRLHVPVWSRAAVRDTRTLEPLPYGERGFLHLVSPYITSVPAQSVVMGDLASLHPAQECPCPLPTPWFTVHGRAGVSRNRTCAAAAAELMKGMS; encoded by the coding sequence GTGACCGTCCATCCCGTGAACGCCCATCTCGCGCCGGTCGAGGTCCCCGACCCCGCCGCGCTCCCGCACCTGCAGCAGCTGTGCGACCTGGCCACCCCGTACGCCGCCGGTCCGGAGGCCGACGCGCTGTTCGCCGCCGCGATGGCCGAGACCAACGCCTGGCACGCGCAGCGCTCGCCGTTCCTCCGCTCGCTGCTGGACGGCCCGGCGGAGACCCCGGCGCCGACCGTCGGCGCGGGGATCCGCACACCGCTGGTGCACGCCAACTTCTTCAAGCGCCACGAGGTGCTGTCCATCCCGCGGGAGGAGGTGTTCCTCCACCTCACCTCCTCCGGCACCACCGGCCAGAAGTCGCAGATGTTCTTCGACACCTGGACGATCCGCTCCGCCCAGCGCATGGTCGCCCGGATCTTCGACCACTACGGCTGGATCACCCCCGACCGGCCCGTCAACTACCTGCTGTACAGCTACGAACCGGCCCCTCAGCTGAAGCTCGGCACCTCGTTCACCGACAACTACCTGTGCGACTTCGCCCCGGCGAACGACACCACGCACGCACTGCGGCACACCGGCAGCGGCCACGAGTTCGACGTGCACGGCTGCATCGAGGCGCTGCGGCGGTACGCCGCCGACGGGCTGCCGGTGCGGATCCTCGGCTTCCCGGCCTTCCTGCACTTCACCCTGGAGCGGATGCGCGCCCTCGGTCTGCCGCCGCTCCGACTGCCCGCCGGCTCGCTGGTGCTGCTCGGCGGCGGCTGGAAGGGCCACACCGACCGGCAGATCGGCAAGGACGAGTTCTACGCCGAGGTCACCGAGCGGCTCGGTGTCCCCTCCGAGCGGATCCGCGACACCTTCGGCTCGGTCGAGCACTGCGTGCCGTACATCGAGTGCGGGCACCACCGGCTGCACGTCCCGGTCTGGTCGCGGGCGGCCGTGCGCGACACCCGCACCCTGGAGCCGCTGCCGTACGGCGAACGCGGCTTCCTCCACCTGGTCTCCCCGTACATCACCTCGGTGCCGGCGCAGAGCGTCGTGATGGGCGACCTGGCCTCGCTGCACCCCGCGCAGGAGTGCCCCTGCCCGCTGCCGACGCCGTGGTTCACCGTCCACGGCCGCGCCGGGGTCAGCCGCAACCGGACCTGCGCGGCGGCCGCCGCCGAACTCATGAAGGGAATGTCGTGA
- a CDS encoding phenylacetate-coenzyme A ligase PaaK-like adenylate-forming protein — MTTRPHFWQGSFVDDEEAARRLADLPALAARTLAEPLPTELVLAACERLADALGTPGDPAHTRLLAELASGNGDLDEAAATLAEIAGAIARPALERKLRRELGGLRPERFTRPDARETVFEAWSPVGLLVHIAPGNAAAVAPLSVVEGLLTGNLNVLKTSSGDTLLAQHLLAELAAADPTGALARRIVALRFPSARTDWLRLLCEAADAVAVWGGEEAVRSVAGLVPPGCRLVEWGHRISLAYLTRDAWSDAAVLDALAADVCRFEQQACSSPQVVYLDTEDEDEVFAFAERFAGHLADASATSPRPEPDPAEHAEITTTELVARLEEHLGLTRVIAAEDGSWRVLADTRPALAASPLHRSIWVKPLPRASVMTVLRPMRRYLQTAAIGGSRADVARLSQAVVAAGVLRVTPVGGMLDSYHGEPHDGVYALQRYSRRVDVRADDTFATTACLDDLAGPEPVPAAPGGPLLDKAGVQEQLRTLAPDHAQLYFRSGGSTGAPALSVFTNADYDTQMRASAHGLLAAGFDPARDRAANLFYCGGMYGSFISFFSILERLNATQLPIAAGPDHAATAEALVTYRADTVFGMPSYLWQLFHAQRDALRAYGGIRKVFYGGEHFTAEQRRVLTEEFGVEVIRSAAYGSTDLGPLGYQCTRAEGSVHHVLTELHTLEILDPQADRPVAAGQPGRLVFTTRTRAGQRLERYQIGDLGRTVDGPCPCGSHAPRIELLGRHGDVVRVGTYFLNVRRLGQVAEEHLGYRGELQLLLDTDTDRERVTVRLDERYAPDPGTARAAFLTAVPELGSAVAEGLLTCTVETAPTTVFERTPTSGKLRTVIDRRSATA; from the coding sequence GTGACCACCCGACCGCACTTCTGGCAGGGCTCGTTCGTCGACGACGAGGAGGCCGCCCGGCGGCTCGCCGACCTGCCCGCACTCGCCGCGCGGACCCTCGCCGAACCGCTGCCCACCGAGCTGGTGCTGGCCGCCTGCGAACGCCTCGCCGACGCCCTCGGCACCCCGGGCGACCCCGCCCACACCCGTCTGCTCGCCGAACTCGCCTCCGGCAACGGCGACCTGGACGAGGCCGCGGCGACCCTCGCCGAGATCGCCGGTGCGATCGCCCGCCCCGCCCTGGAACGCAAGCTCCGCCGCGAACTCGGCGGGCTGCGCCCCGAACGGTTCACCCGTCCCGACGCTCGCGAGACGGTCTTCGAGGCCTGGTCACCGGTCGGCCTGCTGGTCCACATCGCCCCCGGCAACGCCGCCGCCGTCGCCCCGCTGAGCGTCGTCGAGGGCCTGCTCACCGGCAACCTCAACGTGCTCAAGACCAGCAGCGGCGACACCCTGCTCGCCCAGCACCTGCTCGCCGAACTGGCCGCCGCCGACCCCACCGGCGCACTCGCCCGGCGGATCGTCGCGCTGCGCTTCCCCTCCGCCCGCACCGACTGGCTGCGGCTGCTCTGCGAGGCCGCCGACGCGGTGGCGGTCTGGGGCGGCGAGGAGGCCGTCCGCTCGGTCGCCGGACTCGTCCCGCCCGGCTGCCGCCTCGTCGAGTGGGGGCACCGGATCTCCCTCGCCTACCTCACCCGTGACGCCTGGTCGGACGCGGCGGTGCTGGACGCGCTCGCCGCCGACGTCTGCCGCTTTGAGCAACAGGCCTGTTCCAGCCCGCAGGTGGTCTACCTCGACACCGAGGACGAGGACGAGGTCTTCGCCTTCGCCGAGCGCTTCGCCGGCCATCTCGCCGACGCGTCGGCCACCTCGCCCCGGCCCGAACCCGACCCGGCCGAGCACGCCGAGATCACCACCACCGAACTCGTCGCCCGGCTGGAGGAACACCTGGGCCTCACCCGGGTGATCGCCGCCGAGGACGGCTCCTGGCGCGTCCTCGCCGACACCCGGCCCGCCCTCGCCGCCTCGCCGCTCCACCGCAGCATCTGGGTCAAGCCACTCCCCCGCGCCTCCGTCATGACCGTCCTGCGACCGATGCGGCGCTACCTGCAGACCGCCGCGATCGGCGGCAGCCGCGCCGACGTCGCCCGGCTCTCGCAGGCGGTCGTCGCCGCCGGAGTCCTGCGGGTCACCCCGGTCGGCGGGATGCTCGACAGCTACCACGGCGAACCCCACGACGGCGTGTACGCCCTGCAGCGGTACAGCCGCCGGGTCGACGTCCGCGCGGACGACACCTTCGCCACCACCGCCTGCCTCGACGACCTGGCCGGCCCCGAGCCCGTCCCCGCCGCGCCCGGCGGCCCGCTGCTCGACAAGGCCGGGGTGCAGGAGCAACTGCGCACCCTCGCACCGGACCACGCCCAGCTGTACTTCCGCAGCGGCGGCAGCACCGGGGCCCCGGCCCTGTCCGTGTTCACCAACGCCGACTACGACACCCAGATGCGGGCCTCCGCGCACGGCCTCCTCGCCGCGGGCTTCGACCCGGCCCGGGACCGCGCCGCCAACCTCTTCTACTGCGGCGGCATGTACGGCAGTTTCATCAGCTTCTTCTCGATCCTGGAGCGGCTCAACGCCACCCAGCTCCCGATCGCCGCCGGCCCCGACCACGCCGCCACCGCCGAGGCCCTGGTGACGTACCGGGCGGACACCGTGTTCGGCATGCCCTCCTACCTGTGGCAGCTGTTCCACGCCCAGCGCGACGCGCTGCGCGCGTACGGCGGGATCCGCAAGGTGTTCTACGGCGGCGAGCACTTCACCGCCGAGCAACGCCGGGTGCTCACCGAGGAGTTCGGCGTCGAGGTGATCCGTTCGGCCGCCTACGGCAGCACCGACCTGGGGCCGCTCGGCTACCAGTGCACCCGTGCCGAGGGGTCGGTCCACCACGTCCTGACCGAGTTGCACACCCTGGAGATCCTGGACCCGCAGGCCGACCGCCCGGTGGCCGCCGGACAGCCCGGCCGACTCGTCTTCACCACCCGCACCCGGGCCGGCCAGCGCCTGGAGCGCTACCAGATCGGCGACCTCGGCCGCACGGTGGACGGCCCCTGCCCCTGCGGCAGCCACGCCCCCCGGATCGAACTCCTCGGCCGCCACGGCGACGTCGTACGCGTCGGCACCTACTTCCTCAACGTCCGACGCCTCGGCCAGGTCGCGGAGGAGCACCTCGGCTACCGCGGCGAACTCCAGCTCCTCCTGGACACCGACACCGACCGCGAACGGGTCACCGTCCGCCTCGACGAGCGCTACGCCCCCGACCCCGGGACCGCCCGCGCCGCCTTCCTCACCGCCGTCCCCGAACTGGGCTCCGCCGTCGCCGAGGGACTGCTCACCTGCACCGTCGAGACGGCCCCCACCACCGTCTTCGAACGGACCCCCACCAGTGGCAAACTCCGCACGGTGATCGACCGGAGGTCGGCCACGGCCTGA
- a CDS encoding AraC family transcriptional regulator with amidase-like domain, translating to MHTVAVLALDQVIPFDLSTPIEVFSRTRLPDGRPGYQIRVCAERPEVDAGAFTLRAPWGLDGLQLADTAIVPGTAAPTAPLTPAVEAALRVAAANGTRIASICTGTFPLAAAGLLDGLRATTHWAAAELLAALHPAVEVDPDVLYVDNGQVLTSAGAAAGLDLCLHMIRRDYGSAVAADAARLSVTPLEREGGQAQFIIHDHPPVPRGSVVEPLLGWLEADLSRNLTLADMAAQAGMSTRTLIRRFHEHTGVTPLQWLHRARIRQAQYLLETTQHLVERIGAQVGFGSATAFRDRFKRTTGVSPHAYRRAFG from the coding sequence ATGCACACCGTCGCCGTGCTCGCGCTGGACCAGGTGATCCCGTTCGACTTGTCCACCCCGATCGAGGTCTTCTCCCGCACCCGTCTCCCGGACGGCCGCCCCGGTTACCAGATCCGCGTCTGCGCGGAGCGGCCGGAGGTCGACGCCGGCGCCTTCACCCTGCGCGCGCCCTGGGGGCTGGACGGACTGCAATTGGCGGACACGGCGATCGTCCCGGGCACCGCGGCTCCGACCGCCCCGCTGACCCCTGCTGTCGAGGCCGCGCTCCGGGTCGCCGCCGCGAACGGCACGCGGATCGCCTCCATCTGCACCGGCACCTTCCCGCTGGCCGCGGCCGGCCTGCTCGACGGCCTGAGGGCCACCACCCACTGGGCCGCCGCCGAGCTCCTGGCGGCCTTGCACCCGGCCGTCGAGGTCGACCCGGACGTCCTGTACGTGGACAACGGGCAGGTCCTGACCTCGGCCGGGGCCGCGGCCGGTCTCGACCTGTGTCTGCACATGATCCGCCGCGACTACGGCTCGGCGGTGGCCGCGGACGCCGCCCGCCTCTCCGTCACGCCGCTCGAACGCGAGGGCGGGCAAGCCCAGTTCATCATCCACGACCACCCGCCCGTGCCCCGGGGTTCGGTGGTGGAACCCCTGCTCGGCTGGCTGGAGGCCGACCTCTCGCGGAACCTGACCCTGGCCGACATGGCCGCGCAGGCGGGCATGAGCACCCGTACGCTGATCCGGCGCTTCCACGAGCACACCGGGGTGACGCCCCTGCAGTGGCTGCACCGCGCCCGGATCCGGCAGGCGCAGTACCTGCTGGAGACCACCCAGCACTTGGTCGAACGGATCGGCGCCCAGGTCGGCTTCGGTTCCGCCACCGCCTTCCGCGACCGGTTCAAGAGGACCACCGGCGTCAGCCCGCACGCCTACCGCCGCGCCTTCGGCTGA
- a CDS encoding DJ-1/PfpI family protein, translating to MHAQIVLFDGFDPLDVIAPFEVLCAGGAASGGALTVELVTAEGPREVVGGTGGLALRATAALDPGQADLIVVPGASGRVGEPGEVPDQDAGARQGQQDESIPVLLARTLGTGLPALLGAAMDDPGVTVATVCGGSLVLAMAGLLEGRHATTHHLGLDMLDATGAHVVRARVVDDGDLVTGAGVTSGLDLGLYLLERELGPRIAHAVEELFAHERRGTVWHARGPEPVAF from the coding sequence GTGCACGCCCAGATCGTCCTGTTCGACGGCTTCGATCCGCTCGACGTCATCGCCCCGTTCGAAGTGCTCTGCGCCGGCGGCGCCGCGTCCGGCGGTGCGTTGACCGTCGAACTCGTCACCGCCGAAGGCCCGCGGGAGGTAGTCGGCGGAACCGGCGGGCTGGCACTGCGCGCCACCGCCGCCCTCGACCCCGGGCAGGCCGACCTGATCGTGGTCCCCGGTGCCTCGGGACGTGTGGGGGAACCCGGCGAGGTGCCCGACCAGGACGCCGGGGCCAGGCAGGGGCAGCAGGACGAGTCGATCCCGGTCCTGCTGGCCCGCACGCTCGGCACCGGCCTGCCCGCGCTGCTCGGGGCGGCGATGGACGACCCCGGGGTGACGGTCGCGACAGTGTGCGGGGGATCGCTCGTCCTCGCCATGGCCGGCCTGCTGGAGGGCCGCCACGCCACCACGCACCACCTGGGCCTGGACATGCTCGACGCCACCGGCGCCCACGTGGTACGGGCCCGGGTCGTCGACGACGGCGACCTCGTCACCGGCGCCGGCGTCACCTCCGGACTCGACCTGGGCCTCTACCTGCTGGAGCGCGAACTGGGCCCCCGCATCGCCCACGCCGTCGAGGAGCTCTTCGCGCACGAGCGCCGCGGCACCGTCTGGCACGCCCGCGGACCGGAACCCGTCGCGTTCTGA